The sequence attgagaggggagtggaagataagagagggagagagggggggtcgggcggtggcacagtgggttaagcacacgtggcgcagagcgcaaggaccggcataaggatcccagttcgagcccctggctccctacctgcaggggagttgcttcacaggtggtgaagcaggtctgcaggtgtttatctttctctccccctctctgtcttcccttcctctctccatttctctctgtcctatccaacaatgaacaacatcaacaatggtaataataataaccacaacaagggcaacaaaggggaaaaatggcctccaggagcagtggattcatggtgcaggcgccgagcccagcaataaccctggaggaaaaaaaaaaagagagagagggaaagagacagagatgcctacagccctattgccacttgtgaagctttcccccctgcaggtggggtcccagggcttgaacctgggtccttgcacactgtaaggtgagcccttaactgtgtgcaccaccacctggcctactTCCCGAGCTTTTGTAGGGGAGCTCACTGCTGCCCCCAACTGCTGTCCCCAGCTGCCTCCTGGTGCCCCAGGCCCACTTGGCCAGGCCTTGCCcagaccactgcccagctcttccCCACAGCTGTCTTGCACAGGGCCGCCTTTCAGGGCGCCTTAGTCTCACTGAAGACCCGACATGTAGACAATTGTCTCGACTACTAATCAGCCCACAGTAGGACATTTCCTTTTGACTTTGCAAAACTCATTCCTTTGCATGTCGGTCATGTTGGAGGGACTCACAGTCTCAGTACACACCTCTCAGCACTTGCTCTTTAAGTAAGGGAAACCATTTCTGTCTTCTGTGACGTGTGTTGAAATGAGCACAGTGTTTCCTCTGCTGTGAGTCCGCCTCCTGCCCAAAGGGTGAGCTGCCCGCCATGGCTTGAGGGGCCCAGCACTCAGCGTGGTTTTCTGAGCTGCTTTCAGTGTCTGGTTTGAACGCGgtgtctttgtttttgtcttgggAAGGGAATGGGTGATGTTGAGGACCCCAGCATGTGCCAGCAGGAACACATGTGTCTGAGTGCGCCCTCCCACGTGTGTCATCCGCCACAGGTCACCTCTTGCTGCAGACGCTGCAGAGAACAGGAGCCACAGGCTGGTCCGTGTCCAGGACGGTGCTGGCGGTGCTCTGGCTGGCCCTGGTGGCTCCAGGTGGTTATTGGTGCTGAGCGGCACCACACCTGCATGTCAGCACCtgcatgtgtgtgcctaaccacgCAGCCGTCCACCACGGGGCCCTGTCTGCTGTCAGAGCCCCTCCTTCCTGTGCCCCTGCTCTGCTGATACCACtctctaaccctaaccctaacacatGTGCCACTCTCTGCGCCTGGGCTTGGTGTGCGGTCCAGAAGGCCAAGCTGTCTCCCATGCACCCACGTGCAGGAGTCCATGTCACACCTGCTCTGCAGTGTCTGTTCTGCACCTGTGAAAGGGGTAGCATTGTCACCCTCAGCCAGGGACAGATTCAGCATCCGCCGGCCAGTGTCCTGTGCTCCGTGTGGCTGTGACAGAAACGGAGGCGCTGGGTGTCGAGTATTTATGAGAACAACGCGTAAAACACCTGGTGTCTTATCTTATAGGGAAGGCAGCCTCTGGGATCTTCTGGTGGCTAGGAATTGGATGGTACCAGTTTGTCACTTTGATTTCTTGGCTGAATGTGTTTCTTCTTACAAGGTAAGAAAATGATGTGTATGTCATGTTGGTGTTTTTAGGAACTGAGTTTGTGCTGATGAGGAAATATGTGTTTAGCTTTATAACAGTTCAGCTCACATCTGTGGTCTTGTGCTGCATTTAGATGCCACCCTGTATCTTACACATACTTTAACGTTCTGAATTTCAACCTGCTTCTGTGAGAGAGCAAGGTAGAGGTGGCCATGGCAAGTGGGTGATGGGGCCTGGTGCCACTCCCCAGACGCCAGGCTTCCACTGACCCAGGTCCCTGATGTTggcgccccagcccccaccctgcaTCTCTCACGTTCTGGGTCAGCTGGCACATCAGCTCACGTGGGGCCGGAAGACCCCATTTGCGGGCCCACTGTCACAGCGTGGCTGAGGCATAGTGGACATACACAGGGGACAGCCGCTCTGTGGTGACGGAGAGGGAgtttgcctctgggacagagcagaGCGGAGACGCTGCCTTTTGCTTCCCCCATGACAGCTTCTCCCTACTTTCAGGTGCCTTCGTAACCTCTGCAGGGTCCTGATCCTGCTCTTCCCGCTGCTGCTATTAATAGGTACATGGCCGGGGCCTGGGCTGCtgtgcccacccaccccccccatgGTGCTCAGCGCCGTGTCCAGgtgtgggggtgtgggcagcATGGACAGGGTAGTGTCTTCCCCTCCAGGTGTAGGCCTGTCCCTGTGGGGCCACAGCGGCATCCTCCCCTTCATGCCAGTGCTGGACTGGACAGGTGGACAGCAAGTGTGGAGCAGCGAGGACCCTGGGAAGGTGTTCATGCCTGACTCTTCTCCAGAGGTGGGCAGCGTGGAGCCCAGACGCTCTGTGTGGTGTGTGCCTCCGCAGCCTGGCCATTCTCGGGCTGCAGTCAGCACCTCTGTCCCAGGTCTCACTGCCACCGCCCTCCCTGTTCCAGGACGGCGCTGGGGTATCTGGCTGGCAGCGGGTGAGCGATCTGGAGCGACAGGTCACGTCTCTGGGCAGCCAGTGCCACAGTCACGGGCAGCAGCTGCAGGAGCTGGCAGCACAGCTGCGGGAGCTGCAGAAGCTGCAGGTGGAGCAGAAGGATGGCCTTTCCCTGGGCCCGCATGTCAGGGGCACCGTCAGCCACGGGCTGGACCCCCAGGTGACGCCACAGGCTTCTGATGGTCTCCCAGGGTCACACAGGAGGAGCCAGCCTGTCCCGCAGCTGTGCCTGTCTGCACAGTGGCCTCAGGCTCTTCTCCAGGCGGTCATCCTCTCCTTGTAGGTGTCCATTGAAAGggtcaggactggggagacagcacagggacTCTGCAggggactctcctgcctgaggctccaaggtcccaggttccgtcCCCAGCACtgctatcagccagagctgagcagggatttggtccctctctctgtatctttctctctcattcaaattaaacacacatggggtggggagaggttgggagagtaggagggagagagagatggagagagtgagGCACAGGCCTGTGGTCTTGAGCCCTTTGGGGCAAAGGGTCATTGGTTGGGAGTGACTTCTGGCCCTCAGCAGCTGTCAGCCTGTCTGGAAACGTCCCATTTCCGTGGTGTTCTCAAGAAGAGGGtgacccacaacgaccctgggtccatgctcccagagggatagagaatgggaaagctatcgggagggtgtgggatatggagattgggtggtgggaattgtgtggagttgtacccctcctaccctatggacttgttaatttatcctttcttaaataaaaaataaattaaaaaaaaaaaagaagagggtgaTGTGACGTGGACATTTGGGCTGAAGTCTAAAACAAGCATTGCCCGTCCTAGCAGTATGCGTCTCCCTCGATTCTCGCCCTTGCTGCATCAGGTGTCTGCCTGAGGTGGGGGCCTTGTGGCTGTGAgcatgccccctccccacccgaGTCTGGGGTGAGACACTCAGTGGGCAGCGCCAGCCCTATGTGGGCCACCTTAGCATCACTCGTGATGGTGTCAGCATGGGGTGGGGTTCTCGTGGGGGCGCCAACCTTCACAGTGGGAGGGCTTCTGCCTGCTCCAAGGCCGTGGCCCCAGAGCtgacctctccctcaccctccagATAGTCCAGTGAGCAGCTCGGTTGCTGGACTGctgtggggctgggctgggctggactgAGCTGAGCTGGGCAGGGCAGGTGTGGTGCAGGAAGGGCTGAGCAGCCCCTCAAAAGCAGCTGTCAACCAGAGGCCCCCAAGTCCTGAGGCTGCAGGTCTCAGATGCCCCTCCCTGTAGGAGAGTGCCCCAGGGAGGCATCTGAGCTGAGGCAGCTGGACCGTTCTGAATCACCCTGGCTTTGGAGGGCCGGGCCCCCTTGAGCACTGCGGCCTCCATGTGCACCTTGGCCAGCCCTGACCACAGACACCAGCCCTTGGGTCTCTGCGGGAGCTGCAGAGAGGCCTCTGGGGTGGCTCCTCCTCTGCAGGGCCAGGGCGGGGCCAGACAGGCTCTGGGATATCCACCTGGCTTCTGACTTTCTGTCTATGTGGCTAAACTCTCTCTACCCTCTGTTCGTCTTCCTTTTCTAGGTGGACTTTATGACTTTCCACCAAGAACATGGAGTCCGCATCTCAAACTTGGAAGATGCTCTTTGGAAGCTGACAGAACAGTCTGAGGTATCTTAGTTGTTGACTATACACCCAGCAAAGTTGTTTCTTTAATCAAAGACAGtgagctgggggccaggcggtagcacagtgggttaaaggtgcacatagtgcaaagcaccaggacccactcaaggatctcggtttgagcccccagctctctacctgcggggggtggcttcacaaacggtgaagcaggtctgcagatgtctttctctctctctgtctcccttcctctctcgatttctctctgtcctgtctaacgacaatgagaaaaagatggcctccaggagcagtggattcatagtgcaggcatcaaacctcagtgataaccctaaaggcaaaaacaacaacaacaacaacagtgtgtGAACTTCAACTGTTACTTTTAGTTTCTTAGCCTTTAAAATGCCCTCACTGGAGAACCTGCtgacttccttcctggagaggaaGCCTTCAGAGTGCTGCCTGGTGGGCCCCCTTCCCAGCTCTGATGCATCCTGAGCGAGTCTATCTCACTGGTCCTGGCACCTTCACAGGAGACCTGGGCCCACGTGGACAGTGGGCCCAGAAGCCCAGGTGGCCCTGTGGTCTGAAGGTTGACTCTACCCAGCTCCCGGGGCCCTGTGCCTTCAGTGTCATAGTATCATACAGTTACCCCAGAGGCAGGCGGAGGACTTAGTTTGTGGAAATGGAAACCTTATTCCCTGTGGTGACTGACGGCAGGGGAGAGAGGCAAGGTGTTTGCGCTGGCCTGAGCTTTGACCCAGGTTCCGAGTGCCGTGGGAACTTGACACATGGCTGgtcgtgagagagagagagtgtgtgtgtctgcagaACTAAATACAAAACACGGtgggcacaaggacctgactGGCTGGTCAGCTCACTGAAGAGTGCAACTGTGTTTCTGGGCCGTGGCAGGGCCCTCCCTTGCCATTGAGGACTTTACACCTGTCCTGCATGGAGCTGCTTGGCGTGTGGGTGAGGCGGTGGCCTCCGAGAGCACAGTAATTGCTGCACACCCCCAGTGCGAACTCCTCCTCTGCCCACAGCTGGGAGCCGCTGCCCGGCAGGTGGCCCTTTTGCTTCCTGCCTGGTCACTGGCTGCAGGCTGCACAGACAGACAGTTCTGTGCGTGGAAAACAGAGTCATGAAGGGTCAGCACGTGTGTGTGCTTCTCGCCCACCATTGACTGTTCCTCTTGCTTTCAGGCCGTCCAGAAGGAGTTAGAACAGACCAGGCAGAGAGCATCGAGGTAGGATGATTTCCCCGTCTCCTGTTTCCCTTCTGTCTGTGGGGCTGCCCCACTCACTGCTGGGGTCAGAAACTGGCTCTCTACCTTCCCGGGAGACCTGGACCCTCaggacagagggaggctgaggggcTTGTTGCTGTGCCCTCTCCATGAGCCCCTGGTGGCCACTGTCCCCTGCTATGGCCTGGAGGCACCTCTGCTGGGTGTTGAGTGTTGGCTGCATCTGCTGGCACTTGGGGCCCTGCCTCCTTTACCCTGTAGCTTTCCCACTGGGCTGGACCCTGCCTTCTGAGAGGGTGGTCCCCGGTGATGGTATCCTTCAGGGCTGACCCTGCATGCCTGCAGCCATCTCTCCCATGAGATGTCTCTGGCTGTCAGCAGTGTTGGAGGGCtggctccccccacacacacacacctgcctttGTGTGTGTGCCCAGAGGACAGCATCGCTCTCCGTGGTTCCCAGCATTGCTCTTTTTCAAATATGTGGTTTTGTCCATGCCTGTGCCCCTTCCTGTACCCTTCTCTGCTCTCCAGATTGAGCCACCACcttcctgtgtgtctgtgtgggtcCCCATCACGACAAGGTGGCAGTGGGCCTCAGTTCCTTCTGAGGGGTGTACAGTCTCCGTCAGTGAACTGGGCTCGGTCCCGAGTCTCACATGGAGTGTTGGCTCTCCCCACCGTGCTGCTGCACGAAGCACAGATGTGTGACCTTTTCCACATGACGCCACACTCGTCATGTGGCCCAGCACAGCCATTCACGCACACAGTTTTTCATTTGGATGTATTTTCAATTCaactttttatatattatgttctaTTAATAGCATgtttttatattataattttgtggaAATGCAAGTATCTAATAGTATGGAGAGATCTCTCAGCTTCCACAGAAAGATGACATTGAGGATGGCTTCCTGCCTCAGCAACGACTGCCAGGAAGAAGTCTGGGGTTTTGAGTTGAAGCTGCCATTAAATTTGTATTAGTACAGTGAAAATTTTAATTCAAAACAATGAGCATGATTATCTTTACAATCCCAGTCTCTCTGCGAACATGGCCTGTTTTCCTGCCTGTCGGAGTGTGTACCCTCCTCAGAGCCTGATGATGCCTAACtaccctccccttcttccccgccccttcctcttcccccctccccctcccccaggggcACAGTTGAGGACCAGCACCTGCTGTTGGTGGTGCAGcacctggagctggagctgggccACCTGAAAGCCCAGCTGTCGGAATGGCAGAACGTGAAGACCGGCTGCGAGCAGGGAGACACACTGCAGGAGAGAGTAGGTCTCGGCCTCAGGTTCCCTTTGGCATCAGAAACCTGTGCCTTACATGTGCTGTTGAGTTTTAGCTCTGAAAACTGAAGTTGGAAGAGAAACGCACAGCTCGGCTCCTGTTTCCCCAGGACAGATCCCTGGTCTGATCGGGGAGGGGCTGGCGGAGCTCATGCTCACTGCGCTGTGTAGAGGCACCATGAGCACTGGACTGGTCTCTGTCTGAAACTAAAAggaatttttaaatgaatgaatccAGTGGGTGCAGCGGCATTATGCAAATACCTGACCCCAGTCCAAGAAAAACGCCAAGTAGCATTTAAAacaggcaggtggggagacagcacagtgccaGGCtccgtccccagcaccaccctcagccagagccgagcagggctTGGGAAAACAACAAagcagctgccaggagcagctgtCTGAGGGGGTACAGCACAGGAAGGGTGAgcccctgggttcgatccccagcaccatacatgctAGAGCTCAGCCGGAGAGGTGCTCTGCTTGGTCCCTTAGAGTAAACAAGACGGAGAGGTTCTGCTCTCCTGGACCTGCCCCTTCCTGCGATGCGGCCTGCCACCCTGACTACCGTCTGTGTGTCCTGCTTCAGGCCACAGGTGTGCACAGTGACAAGAGTGTGGGGTCAGCGGGTCACCCCAGGTCACTGGCAAGAGAGTGGCAGGTCTGCTGGGTTGCTGGAGGGCTACAGGGGAGTCTTGGGGGCTTGGGGCCAGACAAGCAGCCTTTTCTTTCCTGGGGGCACGAAGCAGCCTCATATCCAGGGGGTACTAGGAGCTGTGGAGCCCCAGCTGCGGCAGGGGAGCTGTAAGCAGTGGAGTCCCAGGCCAGGGAGCACCCCTGGGGGAAGAGCTCCCTGTGTACTGGGAGCATTGCAGAGCCTCTCCTGCACGTGTGAGCATGgagcaccccaccccagagtgacAGCACTGAGGATGACGTGTCCCGGCTCCCACCCCAGGCCCATGCAGTGGTGCTGAGGGCGCGGCCCAGCCTCTGCTATGTCCTGTGGGCATTGGCTGATCCTGGCTCCGTTGCTGTCTCCTGATGCTTCGTCTCCTGAGTGTGCTCCAGCGTTCCTTGGAGTCTGGGGCTTCCTGGAGGGAGAGCAGTTGTGTGGCACCCAAAAGGGCTGGAGCCCTTGTCACGGGAGCAGTGACATCACACCACTCCCACCCATGTCTCACCAGGTGGACGCTCGAGTCCGGGAAACCATCAGGCTGGTGTTTTCCGAGGACTGGCAGGATGGCTCTCTGCAGTGGCTGCTGCGGAAGCTGTCGTCTCAGTTTGTGAGCAAGGATGACCTGCAGGCGTTGCTGCGGGACATAGAGATGCAGATTCTGAGCAATGTCACCCACCACATCTCTGTGACAAAACAGACCCTGACTTCTGAAACCGTGGCATCTGCCATGAGCGAGGCGGGCGTTTCTGGGATCACAGAAGCGGTAAGCTCATGCCAGCGAGACCACGGGACGGCTGTCACATGACCATGCTGTGTTTTGTGTACTGGGGCGCAGGGCTCCAGCTGCTCTTGGGGCCACTAAGCTGCCTTCTGGGAGGCCTGGACACCGGGAGCCTCTCTAGCCCAGGGACCCCACCCACCTGGGGCCACACACCCCTGAAATGGCAGGGGGCCCCCATCACGCCTCATGGGCGCCCAGTTAGGAATGGCTCCAGGGTAGAGCCCCTGAAGCatgctcctccctccttcccgtcAGTAACACTgcgtcttctctctctcctggggTCTGGCCCCACTCCGGTCCTGCTCAGCAAGCACGAGTCATCGTAGACAACGCTCTGAAGCTATACTCGCAGGATAAGACCGGCATGGTTGACTTTGCTCTGGAGTCTGGGGGTGAGTGGAGAGGCTAGCAGAGCACTCACTTGCTGTCAGAGGGTGGGGACTGGAGCAGCAGGCCACAGTCAGAATCCAGAAAAGTCTGAGGGATGAAATGGAAGCTGTGTCACTGCTGTGCTAGGTTTTGCATCCATTCGGGGTGTCTGTCATCAGCTGGTGGCTGTGCTTAAGGTCACTCAGTGAGTGGACACTGTTCCTGTGACCACTAGTGGCAGCAGACCCACCCTGGCAGTCTTCCAGCAGCCACAGGGCTCCGTGCCCTCAGCCATAGGCCAACGGCTTCTGCAGGAGCCGTGTGCTCTGTAGAGTGTTTGCCTGTCGGCTGAGCCAGAGCACTAATCCAGGGCGTCACTCCTGCCCGTCACTGCTGATTGCCTCCCTCATCCAGTTTCTGAGAGGGAAAGCGAGAACAGGcaccgcagcactgctccaccatactGGGAGCTTGGAGCTCCCCTGGTACCATCTGCTGCTCCCCTGTGGTGCCGGCGTCTCTCACAGCAAGGCTCCTGTCACTCCTGGGCCCTCTCCTTTAGCTTAGCTAAAGGTTTGCTTAAACTGGGCTAGGCTAGGTTTGGTTAGGCTAGATTAGGAAATGTTGGTTTGGTTAGGTTAGGCTTGGGCAGGTTTGGTTAGGTTGGGTTGGGTTAGGCTAGGTTAGGTTAGGCTAGGTTTGGTTAGGCCAGGACAGGTTAGGTCTGTAAAGGAGTAAAGACTTTGGCAGTAGAGGTCTCTTCTCGAGCTATTCTAAGAGatgcttcagtgtctcagaaattACCTCATTGCCTAGACAGTCCGCCCACACCTGCCCAGTCTTTTAGGGAAGGACAGGCGGCAGTGACAGGTGTGCTGGGCCTGTGACCTGCTGCCTGCTTGAGCCACGGGCCTTCCAGGGTTTGCTGCTTCTCTTTGCTCTGATGTTGCCTGCACACTGTGGCCTGTTTGGGGCACCAGTATCCTATCTGCTCCATTTCCAGTTGGGGAGCCAACTGAGCTTGTGCTGAGTGTAGTCTGTGTTCAGGGGGCAGCATCTTGAGCACACGCTGTTCTGAGACCTACGAGACCAAGACCGCACTCATCAGCCTGTTCGGGATCCCGCTGTGGTACTTCTCCCAGTCGCCACGCGTGGtcatccaggtgtgtgtgtgtggggggggggggttagtgggCCAGGCCacctgcaggtgcctccctggctGGCCTGACCTTGCTCCTGACTCCCACCATGCCAGCATCTGTTCTCACCATGTTCTGCTCTCCCCATTGCTGCTGTTTAAGTGACTGTTACCTGTTGCTCTGTTCTGTCGTGTGTTTCCCCTGCACCCCAGCCTGACATATATCCAGGGAATTGCTGGGCCTTCAGAGGCTCCCAGGGCTACCTCGTGGTGCGTCTATCCATGGCCGTCCGCCCCACCGCCTTCACCCTGGAGCATATCCCCAAGACACTGTCGCCCACGGGCAACATCACCAGCGCGCCCAAGGACTTCACGGTCTACGTGAGTGTGAGCTAGGCCTAGGCCAGGGCCAGTGTCCTGGGGGTGGGCAGGCCTGTGGGACCCAGAGACCCAGGCTGGATGGGGAGCTTTGGCTGCCGCGTGGCACTGCCCAGTCCCGGAGCCATCGCTGGGCCCGGCGtggcactgctctgccacttccTTGCCCTGTCTAAAGATTCCAGTTGCGACAATGCTCCACAGATGTGTTTATCTGAAAGGAAACAAGTCTGTGGTGGCCATTCTGCATGGCAGTGGACTCTGCGTGTCCGGGCATCTGTATAAGATGCCATGCAGGGGCGGCCCACTCTCCCTCCCCAGTTCCCGTGCTGCCATTTCGGTGTGAGTGCCCGGCCTCCATGTGGGAGGCTGCTGTCTCAGAAGCCCACTGCTGGCCACACGTGTGCCCGGGCCAGCACGCTTTCATGGTGCCAGCCGAGGCAGACTCCTCCGTCTGTGTGTGGCCGGGGCCAGTGCCCGGGACCTCTCACCAGAGCCCTTCTTTCTCGGGGCTCCCTCCGTGGcagccctctctctgtctcttgctccacGTTTCTGTGTGTTTCACAAGCCTGTTTCCTGTTTGTCGACGCTAGTTTTGTTCCCTAGGGACTTGCGTCCCTCCTTTTTttgtgtcctccccccccccccgggggcctTCTGTAGATGTGATTCCACATCTGGAGCTCTGgtttttctttccccattttaatttcagagactggggcagagaaaggagagagagcatGGTGGCCTTCCACTGTTCAAGAGCCCCCGTGCATTCTGCTCTCGTGTGGGGCTGGGCTGTCTCATGGGAGCAAGTGGATGCTCTGCTAAAGAGCAAGGGGGAGaggggtgggcggtagtgcagcgggttaagtgcacttaaccaatgacaacatcagtcacaacaatagcagtaatgactacaataaaataacaagggcaacaaaaggggagaaaaagcaaattaaaaaaaaatttaaaaagaaaaaaaaaagagcaagggatagatagcataatggttgtgcaaaggactttcatgcctgaggctccaaagtcctaggttcagtcccctgcaccaccataaaccagagctgagcattgctctggaaaacaaaaacaaaacgcgACTGTGTTGCCGGCCCCATGTGCAGCTCTCACTTTGTGCCCAGTCAC is a genomic window of Erinaceus europaeus chromosome 15, mEriEur2.1, whole genome shotgun sequence containing:
- the SUN1 gene encoding SUN domain-containing protein 1 isoform X5; translated protein: MDFSRLHLYTPPQCVPENTGYTYALSSSYSSDALDFETQHKLDPVFDSPRMSRRSLRLATSACASGDSQAGDAAAHASSSASLRDRAARTAKQFRSMNKETFSLNHISRKVVYSVSQTGSSGRHGRASVCPPVLDESLIREQTKVDHFWGLDDDGDLKGGNKAASHGNGDLAAGATTAQSNGYTCRDCSLLSERRDTLTARSLALGPISRVYSRDRGQKPGSGHCGRMNVAESVGEQSHLSGNGQSLWKAASGIFWWLGIGWYQFVTLISWLNVFLLTRCLRNLCRVLILLFPLLLLIGVGLSLWGHSGILPFMPVLDWTGGQQVWSSEDPGKVFMPDSSPEDGAGVSGWQRVSDLERQVTSLGSQCHSHGQQLQELAAQLRELQKLQVEQKDGLSLGPHVRGTVSHGLDPQVDFMTFHQEHGVRISNLEDALWKLTEQSEAVQKELEQTRQRASRGTVEDQHLLLVVQHLELELGHLKAQLSEWQNVKTGCEQGDTLQERVDARVRETIRLVFSEDWQDGSLQWLLRKLSSQFVSKDDLQALLRDIEMQILSNVTHHISVTKQTLTSETVASAMSEAGVSGITEAQARVIVDNALKLYSQDKTGMVDFALESGGGSILSTRCSETYETKTALISLFGIPLWYFSQSPRVVIQPDIYPGNCWAFRGSQGYLVVRLSMAVRPTAFTLEHIPKTLSPTGNITSAPKDFTVYGLDSEYQEEGQLLGQFTYQEAGESLQMFPAQKRPDKAFQVVELRITSNWGHPEYTCLYRFRVHGEPAQ